One segment of candidate division WOR-3 bacterium DNA contains the following:
- a CDS encoding WG repeat-containing protein has product MKKRLLVLIFLTTGLLGKEEFPALFPIRQNFRYGLIDSTGKIVVKPQLDGIDDFSEGMAVIRINNQWGYIDARNWQVLKTKFEQVGRFSEGKARVLYKGKWGYIDRNGKFVIKPQFEFAGDFREGKAAVGIGGKVGYIDSTGKFIISPQFFSTFNFSEGRAGVLVGNKLGYIDSTGKVVIKPIFDFIWDFKEGLARVMVNRKWGYIDRNGKFVIKPRFDEAFDFSESLAAVRVKEKIGYIDKKGKFVIKPKFKAGGEFSEGLAPALADSLWGYIDKTGEFKIQPSFEIAYPFFRGLAKVQMKGKIGYIDRRGIFIWEPTE; this is encoded by the coding sequence ATGAAAAAGAGATTATTAGTTTTAATTTTTCTCACCACTGGTTTATTGGGAAAGGAAGAGTTTCCCGCTTTATTCCCGATTCGGCAAAACTTCCGCTACGGATTGATTGACTCTACGGGAAAAATTGTCGTCAAACCACAACTTGATGGAATTGATGACTTCTCAGAAGGGATGGCAGTGATTAGAATCAATAACCAGTGGGGTTATATTGATGCCCGGAACTGGCAGGTCTTAAAGACTAAGTTTGAACAGGTTGGCCGTTTCTCCGAAGGGAAGGCGCGTGTCTTATACAAAGGGAAATGGGGTTATATTGACCGAAATGGGAAATTTGTGATCAAGCCCCAGTTTGAGTTCGCCGGTGATTTTCGGGAAGGGAAGGCCGCGGTGGGTATTGGGGGCAAGGTTGGTTACATTGATTCTACTGGTAAATTTATTATCAGTCCCCAGTTTTTCTCCACCTTCAACTTTTCCGAAGGGAGAGCGGGTGTTTTAGTTGGTAATAAACTCGGTTATATTGATTCGACCGGCAAGGTGGTGATTAAACCGATCTTTGATTTCATCTGGGACTTTAAGGAAGGTTTGGCTCGGGTAATGGTCAATAGGAAATGGGGTTATATTGACCGAAATGGGAAGTTTGTGATTAAGCCCCGGTTTGATGAGGCATTTGATTTTTCGGAGAGTCTGGCCGCGGTCCGGGTGAAGGAGAAAATCGGTTATATTGACAAAAAGGGTAAATTTGTTATCAAACCGAAATTTAAAGCCGGTGGCGAATTTTCAGAAGGACTTGCCCCGGCCTTAGCCGATAGTCTTTGGGGTTATATTGATAAAACTGGTGAGTTTAAGATTCAACCGAGTTTTGAAATCGCCTATCCCTTCTTTCGGGGTTTGGCAAAAGTGCAAATGAAAGGAAAGATCGGTTATATTGATAGAAGGGGAATTTTTATCTGGGAGCCAACGGAGTAG
- a CDS encoding Ni/Fe hydrogenase subunit alpha, translated as MKEGKEIRIDSVARVEGHGNIYVRLRNGKVKEVRFEIPEGPRLFETLVLGKEASEVLNIVPRICAICNISHRYAAIRALEKILAVNVPPEVTLLRNMMHYGEMIESHSLHIFFLALPDFLGYPDAIALAEKYPEEVGIGLRLKKFGNYVMEAVAGRMIHGENPTIGGFGRFLSKEEIKSIRDGAEKLLPEAIRTTELLRNLHYSTYAEEGVLFVCLKPPTDAYGFWGDTVMISNGDDRTVEEFRTAIKERIYPHSTAKRTLYREKPYLVGALARMNLLGERLHGAAHEAFQKCYSLSWIRNPLYNNLAQAIEIVFALEEIINTADKILKVKRPPKIVPIKKGEGKGVGAVEAPRGSLFHYYEFKDGLCTNADLIIPTAQNYNAIEKHLTVAAANLFSSSVGEEKAKLELEMVVRAYDPCISCSCHIQKV; from the coding sequence ATGAAGGAAGGAAAGGAGATAAGGATTGATAGTGTAGCCCGGGTGGAAGGGCACGGAAATATTTATGTCCGGCTCCGAAACGGGAAGGTGAAGGAGGTGCGTTTTGAAATTCCGGAAGGGCCCCGCTTATTTGAAACTTTGGTTTTGGGGAAAGAGGCGTCAGAAGTGTTAAATATCGTACCCCGGATTTGCGCCATCTGTAACATCTCCCACCGCTACGCGGCGATCAGAGCCTTAGAAAAGATTTTGGCGGTGAACGTGCCGCCTGAGGTTACCCTATTACGGAATATGATGCATTACGGAGAGATGATTGAAAGTCACAGTCTCCACATCTTCTTCCTCGCCCTCCCGGATTTTTTGGGCTATCCGGATGCGATTGCCTTAGCAGAAAAATATCCCGAAGAAGTGGGTATCGGACTACGCTTAAAGAAATTTGGTAATTATGTGATGGAGGCGGTGGCTGGGAGAATGATTCACGGAGAGAATCCAACCATCGGTGGTTTTGGTCGCTTTTTAAGTAAAGAGGAGATAAAATCAATAAGGGACGGTGCCGAAAAACTACTTCCTGAGGCGATAAGGACAACCGAACTTCTCCGCAACCTTCACTACTCAACCTATGCCGAAGAAGGGGTGCTTTTCGTTTGTCTAAAACCACCAACCGATGCCTACGGGTTTTGGGGTGATACGGTAATGATTTCTAATGGGGATGACCGAACGGTGGAAGAATTCCGAACCGCAATCAAGGAACGGATTTATCCCCATTCCACCGCTAAGAGGACCCTCTATCGGGAAAAGCCTTATCTCGTTGGTGCCCTTGCCCGAATGAATCTCTTAGGGGAGAGGTTACACGGCGCCGCCCACGAGGCATTTCAAAAATGCTACAGCCTGAGTTGGATTAGAAACCCATTGTATAACAACTTGGCGCAGGCGATTGAAATCGTTTTTGCCTTAGAGGAGATCATTAATACCGCCGATAAGATTTTAAAAGTTAAAAGACCTCCGAAGATTGTGCCTATTAAAAAAGGGGAAGGGAAAGGGGTGGGAGCAGTAGAAGCGCCCCGGGGTAGTCTCTTTCACTATTACGAATTTAAGGACGGTTTATGCACCAATGCGGATTTAATCATCCCCACCGCGCAAAATTATAATGCAATAGAGAAACACCTCACAGTGGCGGCGGCAAATTTATTCTCCTCTTCGGTGGGAGAAGAGAAGGCAAAATTGGAGTTGGAGATGGTCGTCCGGGCTTACGACCCTTGCATCTCTTGCTCCTGCCATATCCAAAAGGTCTAA
- a CDS encoding cytochrome B, whose protein sequence is MKPKVGFFEFTGCAGDLLTIVHSEDYLLEVLKAVEVVSFRLASSQGKREGDGLMDIVFIEGSITTTEQEEKLKELRKRSKILVALGTCATFGGVQAMYTGKPNFSKRFRSVYNKNFKIVEAFESKPLEYFVPVDYFLPGCPISPQLFLFNFPRLLKNLPVELPTYPVCVECKWQENECLLLKDIPCLGPVTRGGCLARCPKDNLPCVGCFGPVPGGNFASWEKNLLEKKYQESQLEKKMRFFFGAKIKEVKRGK, encoded by the coding sequence ATGAAGCCCAAAGTTGGTTTCTTTGAATTCACCGGTTGTGCCGGAGACCTTTTGACCATTGTCCATTCTGAGGATTACCTCTTAGAGGTTTTAAAAGCGGTTGAGGTGGTAAGTTTCCGCCTCGCCTCAAGTCAAGGGAAAAGGGAAGGTGATGGCTTGATGGACATTGTCTTCATTGAAGGCTCCATTACCACGACCGAACAGGAGGAGAAGTTAAAAGAGTTGCGCAAGCGAAGCAAGATCTTAGTCGCCTTAGGGACCTGTGCCACTTTTGGAGGGGTGCAGGCGATGTATACCGGAAAGCCAAACTTCTCCAAAAGGTTCCGTTCGGTTTATAATAAAAACTTTAAGATTGTAGAAGCCTTTGAATCTAAACCCTTAGAGTATTTTGTCCCGGTTGACTATTTCCTCCCTGGTTGTCCAATCTCCCCCCAGTTATTCCTATTCAATTTTCCTCGTCTCTTAAAGAATCTGCCTGTTGAGTTACCTACCTATCCGGTCTGTGTGGAATGTAAGTGGCAGGAAAACGAGTGCCTCCTCCTAAAAGATATTCCCTGCCTCGGTCCGGTGACGCGCGGAGGTTGTTTAGCAAGGTGCCCAAAGGATAACCTTCCCTGTGTCGGTTGTTTCGGTCCTGTCCCTGGAGGAAATTTTGCCTCCTGGGAAAAGAACTTATTGGAAAAGAAGTATCAGGAGAGCCAGTTAGAGAAAAAGATGAGGTTTTTCTTTGGCGCCAAAATTAAAGAGGTGAAGAGAGGAAAATGA